The DNA segment CCACAATCCATCTCTTCCTGCAGCGCTCCGAGATTTACTTAAGGCATCTCCTGCTTTTTGAGACATGTAACATCTGTATACCTCAGGGACACATCAGGATGCATTTTTGGGTGGGTCTGGCAGGAATCCAGAGAAATGCTTTAACTTTAAAAAGAACTGCTTTAAGTGTTGGTGTTTCTCTCCAGGTGGTTTTATCAGCTTTAACGGCTCCTGGCGTGTTCAGGGGATCCTGGCCATGTCCCGCTCGTTGGGAGATTACCCTCTGAAGAACCTGAATGTTGTCATTCCTGACCCCGATATTCTTACCTTTGACCTGGACAAACTGCAGCCAGAGTTCATGATCTTGGCGTCGGATGGTCTGTGGGATGCTTTCAGCAATGAGGAAGCTGTCCGATTCATCAAGGAACGCTTGGATGAACCACACTTCGGTGCAAAGAGTATAGTTCTACAGTCCTTTTACAGAGGATGTCCTGATAATATAACAGTGATGGTGGTGAAGTTCAGGAAtagcagcaaaacagaagaacagtAATTACCAGTGGTTCTCTGCCTCACTCTGAACTTAAAACAAACTCTTACATTTTAAACATAGTAGAAAGCTCTAGTAAATACCGTTAAGATTCTACAGAAAAGGAACAGATCCCTCTGGTCTTTGTTCTTTGCTTAACAAAAGGAGCAATACAACAAATACATTCTGAGTGATTGTAAGAATTAAGTTTGTTCACATATACCTGTCTCCTGTGACCTTGCTGCTCCTTAGAAACTAACTGTAATCTTCCATCTCAGAATTTTCTTTACAAATCCTCTGTAGACTTTTCATTTGATCCCTTACCTCTCATTTCTAATAGTCAAAGGTTCATTCAGATGCACAGCAGGGTCAGGGCAGTGCTGCCGCTTAATAGCAAGTGATAGGAATGATGCTGCTTTTCACTCCTAGGTGTGACtcttcagaatgatgctcttgtgtttctcatctcttttcttttttaatctgcagtGATAAGGTTGTATAGGAAAAGGTTTCGGTTATTGGCCTGTTATTGAtatgaaggaggaagaggagccaaCTATTAGCCTGCTACCACAGAACTGGCTCTCTCGCTTTGTTtaacctcctcctccaccccttAAATGAATCCCTGCCAAGCATGTGATTAGGTATAGTTACTGAATTACCTGAAGCCACATGTTTATTCAGTCTGTGCATTACTCTAATAACATTTCTTCTATGCTATGTTGTATTCAAACCAACTAATGTTCAACTTACTTCGAGGTCTGACACCTGTATCAAAAAATAGCTCTGTTGTGATAGAAGAAAGTCTGTCATTCACCAAGACTCACCCTCACATTAGTTTTTTGGCATGGACTTTTCATAGGCGTGTAGAGAAAGTAATGCAAGATAAAATTAATGCCATTAGTGACTGTTTGGAAAACTAATCAAGACAGGGCATTCCTTAGAGCTACCTAGATGGAAGTCAAGCCTATTAAAGACTTCCCTGTACCACTGCAGATTAATTTGTGGTGTTAATCCAGGGGAAGACCACTTTAGAACCTTTTTTTGGTATAATGTATAAATGGCAGGCAGTGTCATTGCACTGTAGAGATGAAAGCTTGTGTTAAATCTAGATAAAAATATGTTTAGAACTGACTTTCAGTATTTAATTGTATATCCTGATCTGTGACTACTGTAAGTTTAAACAATGACGGTCTGAGTTTGCTCTACACCTGATAACTTAGTTGGCTGCTTCATGAAtgagaggcagcagaagcagaacgACAGGGCGATGCGTGTTAGAGGAACAGAGCCAGGGCCTGAGTTGGAGGTTAGTATTCTGGGTGGCTTGCTTACCCGTATCGTGTCTTATAACAATCCTTGGGATTCTCTCCCCACGAAACGGGGTCCTGGACGATCCCCTGAGGTCTCTTGTCTTCAGGGTGATGGAGGTTGTCAGTATTTGGGTCCTGAGGTGAATCATGGATATAATGCATTAACTAACTTTGTGTCTGTTTCTTGGGTAAAGATACAATATTACCTAGCTAACAAGTTACCTGTTTCTCATCACCCACCTGTAGCCCTTTCTGGGCAAGTGGCTTGCTGGTCCCTAACATACTGTGATGTGTTGTGGTTGTGCTGAGCAGGCGTGTGTCTCTGAAGACgaaaatgaaagagcaaaaaTTCTTCTTTCTGCTCAAGAAGGAATTCCCATCTTagtcttttcatttttgttcctcGGTTATCTCTTCCCCAACAAACTTCCCTCCTTTAGCTTGTTTGGAGATAATCACAGCTTTTAATTGGATCTGTTGCTACTACCAGTGCTATTCAAATTGTGTATGTATCCTTTAGCAGCTTCTTCTCGTCCCAGACTCTGGGTAGAGCCCCTTGACTCTGAGGAACAGACAAGTGAAAAGCAGGCGTATGAAAGTGTCCGGCATCCTCTGAAACCGCAGGCATCCAGCCTGCACTGGTCCTTCCCTGGAGGATGCAAGGTTTCGGACTTTTTAAATCTCTTGAACAGTGCATTCAGTGAATTTAAATGCAACTTCGCAGTTAAATTGAGCGGCTAACAGGAAATGTTAATAATTGCAGAGCGCTTccgttattttatttttaaaaggtattagAGGTCAGAACGCTGTGAAATGAAAACCTGGTGTGATATTTTCATGGGAGTGCTTAATCATGTACTCATAATGCTACAGCAGCAGTACCGAAACTGTGCTCCAGGCAGAGCTCACGGTGCATGTAGCATttgcctttcctttctccttcacagaCAATGTTTCCGTTGTACTGGCTTTTCTTTGTAGGACGCAGCTTGGATGTTTGTCAAAACAGCTGCCCAGGGAAAAGAAGAATTAGACCCAGCAGCCTACAGAACCCTAAAGCAGAGGGATGCTTGTATAGCAGAGACATCACTACTAATCCTTCACAGGCATTTGAGAAGTTGGAACTGGAACAATGGTCAGCTctaaaaaaaaacattatagACTAATGCCACTTGAGTGAAAAGCTCATGGCTGCCACTAAGCCTCCTGCAGCTCACGTTCTCGAGGTTAGCGAGCGTTGCTGAGGAGTGCCCGTCCTTCTCCTGAGCACAGCTCACTTGCGGGTTGCTCCAGCACTTGAGATAGACAGGAAAATGAGGTGGCAGGAATTGTACGCGTTCACAGACTCCCGACGTAGCCGTGAGGAAGCAGTGGGAGGGTGGCTCGCTCTGGAAGTAAGCCACACTCACAGGATTTAGGAAAACACATAGTGCAATGCAATACAGAACTGTTTCACAGGCTTGTCTGGATATTTATTCCAGGATTCATTTACTCTGTCACTCACAGGCCCATGCGTTCAGTTACCGAATCAGCCCTATTTCAACCTCTGAGTGTCTGCAGTTGCAACAGTAGTTGTTTTAGCACCTTTAGCGTTCCCTGCAACACTCCCACCTTTGTAGCAGTAGCTCCCGTTCCTGGCCAAAGACATTCATGCCAATGATCTCTGGTAAGGTGGTTGACTTTTGggtttattactttaaaaaactaGTTACAGCTActttagttttaaaaatgaaggACTAATGGAGATGACAGGCTTCGTGCAGTCTTCCACATCCATGCGCAGTGCCTACCTATGCCCCGTTAGAATTCTAAGAAGTGTTTAATCCAGTTCTAGACACCCGTAACTTCCCAGTCATACTGATTTGTGCCAAATTCTGTCGTGATCCACACAGCTGTTGCATGACAAGATTAAGTAAGGTACCTATTGCTTACGCAACCTAAACGATCTAGGGTCTGATCCTCCACTGCCTTAATGATATATCCTACATCTGGAAAGGGTTGCCAGACACTGCAGCCAGAAATGACCCCAGGTACGCTGGGGTACAGCACCGGAGAGGCAGTGCTTCCAGCACGCCGTCCTCAGTCCTGCTTTCCTGCCCGGGCACCTTGCCAAAAAAGAAGGGAGATGCATTTTTGGTTCAAATGGCTTGCGCACATCTGGGAGCTGTGTTTGTggaagttttttgttgtttaagcCTGAGTAGCTCCACTGGTGACACCTGTTCATCAAGTAATGATGGCTTCTAATGGCAGAAAACTGGTATGTTAAGTTACTGCCAAAGAGCATCTTTCGTATGGtccaagaagaaaaaatgtaCCGTGTAATTAGTCATCCAGTCCTTAAAAGAATTTAGGCTTTTCCTAGAGGTGTTACAAGCTAACAGTTTAACCCTGGTAATCCATTTTAAAGATACTACCATTTAGCTTTTCATTCAGATTGTAGACTACCATTTAATTTATCGTTCTGATTATATACGAGCAGGGTTTTAGAGAGGCTGTTCACTCGCCCAGCCAGAGGGCTGTAGCCTTCTCCCCCGTAGCTCCTGGTACAATAACGGGGATCCCCGGTGCAGGTGCCAGCCTGGTTAGGTGGGATCACAGCTCCGTCTAGTGGCTGGCCTGGCCCTAAGCCCGCTAACCAACCCCTCCTGGTTAAAGTTACTAGCTGCTTTCTCAGTCCACGAGAAAAAAACGCGTGTGATTTAACGTCCCCGTTGTCCCATGGGCAGAACTGGGCTGTGAGGTTAACGCAGAGCCGTTCTCTCAGGCTGAATTTTGCAGCGGTGCCGAAGCAGCGCGGGCTGCAGGCGCGCATCCCCAGACCCAGCCGAGAAACGCAGACGCTCCGCTAAAACCGCGCGCCAAAGTTTGGCACACCGCAACCCTGCCCTGCGTCCCCTGCCAGCTTGCCCCCCGCACAGGTGTCTTCGCAACGTTGGTGAGTGCATTTTAAACGCAGTCctaaaatttctgaaaatgcaaaatttgaAATGAATGAGCCTGTTTTACCGAATAGACTGTTTagataaatgaagaaaatgccGTCTAACATCATGTATTGTGTACTGACTTGCGAACACAAGGTCAGTACCAAAACTATTGCTAACGTATTGCAGTATTGTACCATTTACATAAggtaaaatgaagaaagaagaaaaaaagttgcgAGGTTTTTACAATACATAAGTTAGTACTAAAGCAGTTCATCAGCTTGAACTAAGTGTTTGCTACATAAACACTAAAGGTGAATCTTGAAAATAAGGGAGTTTTGTTCTTCAGCTGCCTCTCAGAATATATAACATCTTGCTTTAAATAACGCTAATATATTGCTAATGTATCTGATACTTACTTTACGCAGAGACACATTTAGTAAGTGAttatactaaagaaaaaaacctcaccagcTGTTCATTTCCTTAAGTAGGTTTTTAGGCCGCCATCCTGAACTCTGGCTGTATGAAATTGCAAGGTTAAAATTTAGAATGTTCTGCTGAGGTTTGGCAACTGTATagaccagagctgctgcccctcagTGTTGTCAATATATTGATAAATTATCTTTCTAAACCTGAGGACTCATACCTAAAAAGATATATCCAATTAAGTTAATACTGAGTGGAAGTTTAAATCACTTTTATTTATATAGTGCTGACTACATAAGGCTTAGTTAGGCAGCTGGTTTACATATAGTTTTCCCGTAGGTAACTTCGAGTTCTAGGTATCAGTTGTCTCTAGTTATATATGATAGTCTAGATGCTCTGTTAAGCAAAATGCGTGCAGTCAAAGCAGTTGAAGCCTGTCTACAACCATCAACAGAGGCTCACATCAAGAGCAATTCTTGAGGAAAGTTTGGAAACCCAATTTTGTGAGCAGGTCATCTCCTATGTCTGGTCTGCTCAGTCTTCAGGAAGAACTCCAAATTAGTTGAGCAATAGGAAAATAAAGCACTTTTATCTGCATTTATCTGTGCCCCTGCAGATGGGCTCCGTTGGCTTCAGCTGTTGTTGATGAGAGGAGGCTCCCACGCCAGAACTGCCAGAGTCCGTGCGTGATTCTTACATTTTCTCCTTCTGGTGAGAAAAACTTAGTTATgttaaaaacatgattttttttggaagaacttCTTTGGAGCTGGTTCCGTTTTGTACGGAATCTCTATGCTGCTCTCAGGTACATCGTTCCTATGTGCATAAGCTAGGTACAAAACGTAAGCAGTGGTTAGCAATGCTGGATTTACAAATTAACTCAATTTTTATGAAGTCCAAACGCATTTACCTTTAACAGGGCAAACCGTAACAATCACGTAACTGTTAACGACAAAGTTAACAGGAGCAGGGTCtagaaaaacaactttaaaacctGCCCTGTGTGAATGACGGTAAAACCACTTCTAGCCAATGTATTAGGAAATGCGCTCTCAGAAATGATTGAGACAGACTCATTATGAAAACGAACCGTACATTTAGAACTCTGCAAGGGCAGGTCAGAGCTTTATTAACAAAAATCCTACACAACGCACAAGATAACAAAACCTCAATGTTTAAGTGATCCATCTTGGTTAACGACAGCTTCCATTTAGTACAACACGGCTGTATTACCGTAGATAAGAGCCTCTTCAGGCTTCTCTGTAACATTTTTTCACTCAGAGCCAGAAGCGTTTTAAAGATTTTATCTTTACTGCAAGCTCAGGGGAGACCGCACTTTACTCCTAGGTGGAGGACCACCGCAGGCCAAGCATGACTGAGAGGAGCGGCTAGGACGTCGGGCTGAGCCCCATCCCAGTCGGGAGGGACATGACACCTCACACCATCGTCTCTCAcactaaaaaaaccacaacaaaacatttgGATTAACGTGGCCGGGAAAATTCATGTGCTGCGCAGCAACTGTCTAGAGGTAAACAGAGCTCAGATGTAGAAACCATCTCGAGAGAGGTCACTTGGGGTAAACTTTGTCTTTTTGAGTCCTTATTTTATAGGAGGAAAATAAAGTCCCGAAGTCCTATAAGGGCAGGTGAGACAAACTATCTATACCACAGGTAGTATTTCCTCTTGAGAGTTGCAGGTCAATACTGCTTTTAGCTAAGAATCGCAtaacagcagcatttcagagAGGCTATATTTTCTTTAGTCCTGCGAAAGAAAGCGGCTTTAGGATTTTTAGAAACCCCAtaaataaatgggggggggggggggtggttttgttttacaaTTTTAGGTATCTTGTACAATTTTAGGTTTCTTTAAAATGTGGACTCGACTACacttgaaaaaaccccaccaccaaacccAACCATCTGCTTAGCTTCATTTTAACTtcgttttctttccttcctatgTGGAGTACTTGCATTTGGATATGGTTTACAGCTTAATATGCAATACACAGTAACAGCATTAAAACCCGACAAGCTTAATTTAACGGAGACTGTAGAAACCTTTACGTCTCTTTCCCTACCACCTCTATCTTAAGCAAACTGTAAAGTACTTAATAAATTACCAAAATGGTACACTCAGACAAAAATGGAGATGAATGGAAATTCAAAAAATAGGGAGCAAAGCTCTGCCTCCCAGACTCCTCCAACATACCCAACATAACTGATGGACACGTACCGGGAATTCAGTGTCACGTTGTTTGGTTGACCTTCAGTTTTTAGTTTAAATTTGACAGAATATGATAAAACCACATTATTTATTGTGCATCCAGGCAGTCGTGAGTTACTTGCAATGAGCTTGCACTGAAATGCTTAACTAGAAAACGTAAGACAGAACTTAGGAAAATACTCCAAACCATCTGTGTCCTGTTAATGCTGAACTGATCCCAAAGAGTAATGCCCGCTATGCTTGCAGCACTTAgtattttgtggtttattttgaaCTTGTAGAATGCACACAAAACATGTAAGCATTTTGACGTTTTTAACTCTTCTGAAATAACATACAGGCAACACAGGCTTGAAATTTCACATTGTAAACCCCCTTTGCTATCTTTGACCAACGGATTATTGTTAGGCTTTTCAAGTCAGAAGGCCCCACAATTTTCACATCAAAATCACAAGTGCTTGGAATTCTGATTTAATACAGCTTCCTGAACCACTTGCCTGCACAAGAAAAAGAATCTTAGGATTTGGAAGAAATCTTAGCCTGTGGTTTAGACTTTGGTTTTAGTACAAGATTGTAGGCAGATGCAGTAAAATTTGGGCCCACCGCTGACTGACATGCTTATATTAGTTGACAGTCTTAAGCTTTTTTTACCTCTTGCATGGCTGCTCACACTAGAACCTTTCCTGATACTTGCTTTAAGCAGAAACATTAGCTTCATTATGAATTTTTATGGTCTTTTAAGCAATAACAAGGTCAGACTCAAATACAAACCAGATTTGgaaatgggagggggggggggggcgtgtgttaaaaaaacccaacaaacacaacAGGAGCAGAAGTATTTTACAATGTAAATTTCTTGAAGAACTGATGTCACTTTAGGTTACAATTTCAGGCGGCATCAACAAATCACTGTGTATAAACCTCCATTTGTGAAAGCAAAAGCCTTGTAATCTATGATCAGTGTTATCATTCTGGGGcacaaatataaaaaataccCTGCTTGGTgacaattttgtttttattgcagtCCTGCACAGCCATTTCTCTGTGATACTTGTTTCTTACTCTCTCAAGAGGAGCACTGTCTGCTTTATCTATCCAGTTTCTGAAGATTGCGTAGTCtttcataattacattttttttgaaaaagcaataCAAACCGTGCTGTAGTATAAGTGTTCTTGTGACAAATAATTCATTTCTAAACATTTAACATGGcaggcttataaaaaaaaaaaattggacgggttttttttaagatgtataAACAATCAAAGAACAAGTTAAACATTTCTCACAGAGCTCTCAGGATCTGACCACAGTACAACAATCAAATAACAGATCCTAAAACCATAGGAACAGCTGTAGTTTTACATCTGTTTCTAGAAATACAATAGTGTTCTTCCCTCAGTTATGCAATACTGTATCTTTAGCTATttagtttaacaaaaaaaaaatctatttttgaaaaACTTTGACCTTCTTAACATACATTCTTAGAACACTGACATCTGAAATACTTGTCTAGAGAGTATTGTCCCCAAGACCTCATTTTTATATCTAAGAAAATAACACGTCCTATAATTCCATCAAAAAAACATGTGCAGTTGTTGAAAAGATAGCAAAATTCAATACTGACCATAATCACAATGTAACAAAAAACCTGGTGAAACCTCAAACTTGGTACTAGAGGTTTCCGCGCCTCTTCTAATTTGTCTCTAAGAGACTACCTGAAAGACAGCCAAATGTAAATACGTCATAACATCTTAGCTGTAGTACAAATAAG comes from the Accipiter gentilis chromosome 6, bAccGen1.1, whole genome shotgun sequence genome and includes:
- the PPM1L gene encoding protein phosphatase 1L isoform X2; protein product: MLEKLTVSYDEAGTTCLIALLSDKELTVANVGDSRGVLCDKDGNAIPLSHDHKPYQLKERKRIKRAGGFISFNGSWRVQGILAMSRSLGDYPLKNLNVVIPDPDILTFDLDKLQPEFMILASDGLWDAFSNEEAVRFIKERLDEPHFGAKSIVLQSFYRGCPDNITVMVVKFRNSSKTEEQ